The region GCATGGGTTTTACATCTTTAATAAAGGCATTGACGTGCGAGTCATCGGTAAAAATACCTGCTTGGCTGCCGGTGAAACTGATCGCAGGACATCCTAAATCGTTAAGTGCCATGCTCATCAGCGACATACTGATTCTTTCGCCCACTGTGAGCAACATGTCCATTTCACGGCGTTGCGGGTGAGAAGACACCTGGTTTGCGAGATCAATCAGCGAGTTCGTGGTTTTACCCATGGCACTGACGACGACGATCAAAGAATTTTCTTTGGATTGGGCAGCCACGCGAGCAGCCACTGCTTTGATTTTCTCAGGATCTGCTAAAGTAGCGCCGCCATATTTTTGAACAATCAGAGGTTTCATTCCAATGCAACTTTCCGACTAAACTGGTGCACGTAAGAGGAAACAAGCTGTCCTGCCCCTTTGGGAACTCGGATAAAATGCTTCTCGACCTGACGAGGAATGTAACCCAGATACAGTTCGGCGTTCAAATCTTTTAATGACTTTCTGGTGACGCTCAGATGGTCGGCCAAGGCATCCAAGTCTGTGCCTCCTGGCACAAGGACGACTTCATATTCCAACGGGTCCATCTTTTCCAAATCTCGGAATCCATAAAGATTCGGCGCTTTGGCAATTAACATGGCCGCAAGAATTTTGGGGACATACTCTTGTGTTTCAGCGGGCAACGCATTCAGTTTAATGAGCGTCCAGTAGTCTTTCGTGCCATATTTTTTTATGCGATTGCGAAGGCCATTTTCGCCCATGTTATAGCTGGCCGCCACAAGGTACCACGAGCCAAATTCCTGATGCAGGTCCGTGAGGTAACGGATCGCTGCCAGAGTGCTCTTCTTAAGATCGCGTCGTTCATCCAACCACCATGTTTTGCTAAGGCCGTAGCGAGTGCCCGTGCTTTCAATGAACTGCCAAGGCCCGACGGCATCGGCGTGACTGATGGCATTGGGAGCAAATCCACTTTCGATCATCACCATGTAAGCCAAGTCCAAGGGAAGTCCGGCTTTTTTTAATTCGGTTTGAATGAAGGGCATGTATTTGTAGGAGCGTTGAAGCCATTCACGAAACCACTTACTTCCGCGAGGCCCTTGATAGTAAGCCACCCACTTGCTGACTTTTTTGTTATAAGTGACCGGCAAATCAAAAATCAGATTGTCCGATTGGACATGCGTGGAACGTGAGGTGAGTGCCTTTAATTTCTCTTTTAAGGTCAATGCGGGTGCAGGGAGCGCAGCCACGGCCGGCGTTTCCGCCTGGGCAAAGGGAACTAAGAATAGAGAAAAAAGAACTGCTGACCACGTGCTCATAAAGTTCATTATGAAGCCGATTCTTTGACACTGTCGACAAAGAACTGACAACTCTTCGGTGCCATCGACAAAGGTCAATGCTCGGTCAGATCCAAAAAAACTTGAGTCCAAGATTTTCTTTTACGACAAAGGTCGGGGATGGAAATCATTTCCCAGACGAAGATCCGTCCTGTCAAAACATGGCACACGCCTTGCTGCTCAACAAGGTGTGGAGGAGTGTTCATGAGTGTAAAAGGGGTCTATACCGCTCTGAGTGGAGCGATCGCGCAAAGTACAAAGCTAGATACCATCGCCAATAATCTGGCGAATGTGAACACGCCCGCGTTCAAACGCGATCAACAGCTTTTTCAGGAATATCTGACCGCCAATGAAAAACCTCCCGAAACAACGCAAATTCCCCGCGATGTCGCTTCCATCGAAAGCTTTTACAATATGCAAGGCGGAGACAAAAGTTATGTCGATGCCAAAGGAACCTTCACTGATTTCTCGCAAGGTGGTTTAAAACACACCGGCAATCCGATGGATCTTGCGATTGATGGAAAGGGCTTCTTTGAAGTCGCGACTCCGGGTGGAGTGAGGCTGACTCGTGCGGGAAATTTCACTTTGGATGGAAATGGACAGTTGGTCACTAAAGAAGGTTTTCCCGTATTGCGTGGTGGAGAACCCGGTGCGGACCCGGCTTCTCGGGTGATTCGTTTGCAGGGCACAGGTTTGCCTCTGTCTATCAACGATAATGGAGACGTTTTCGAAGGTGCTGAAAATATCGGACGCCTTTCTTTGGTGAACGTCAATAATCCGGATTCGCTGCAAAAGATGGGAAGCTCTCTTTATTCTTTTAAGCCCAACATGGCGCCCGAATTAACGAATGTGAATAATCCCAGTCTAA is a window of Bdellovibrio sp. ArHS DNA encoding:
- a CDS encoding lytic transglycosylase domain-containing protein, whose protein sequence is MSTWSAVLFSLFLVPFAQAETPAVAALPAPALTLKEKLKALTSRSTHVQSDNLIFDLPVTYNKKVSKWVAYYQGPRGSKWFREWLQRSYKYMPFIQTELKKAGLPLDLAYMVMIESGFAPNAISHADAVGPWQFIESTGTRYGLSKTWWLDERRDLKKSTLAAIRYLTDLHQEFGSWYLVAASYNMGENGLRNRIKKYGTKDYWTLIKLNALPAETQEYVPKILAAMLIAKAPNLYGFRDLEKMDPLEYEVVLVPGGTDLDALADHLSVTRKSLKDLNAELYLGYIPRQVEKHFIRVPKGAGQLVSSYVHQFSRKVALE
- the flgF gene encoding flagellar basal-body rod protein FlgF encodes the protein MSVKGVYTALSGAIAQSTKLDTIANNLANVNTPAFKRDQQLFQEYLTANEKPPETTQIPRDVASIESFYNMQGGDKSYVDAKGTFTDFSQGGLKHTGNPMDLAIDGKGFFEVATPGGVRLTRAGNFTLDGNGQLVTKEGFPVLRGGEPGADPASRVIRLQGTGLPLSINDNGDVFEGAENIGRLSLVNVNNPDSLQKMGSSLYSFKPNMAPELTNVNNPSLKQGFLEASNVNIVQEMTDMISTNRVFESTQKAITAYDQMADKMVNVVGKTN